Proteins encoded together in one uncultured Desulfobacter sp. window:
- a CDS encoding NADP-dependent malic enzyme: MSQFTDALEYHRSGRKGKIEVITTKPCATSRDLSLAYSPGVAEPCLAIEEEPGMAYEYTAKGNLVAVVSNGTAVLGLGNIGALASKPVMEGKGVLFKSFADIDVFDIELNTKDPDELIRTVQLLEPTFGGINLEDIKGPECFYIEEALQKTMNIPVFHDDQHGTAIIAAAGMVNALELVEKKIDEIKVVFNGAGAAGIACANLLISMGVDKENLILCDSKGVIFKGRTEGMNPYKERLAAQTDNRTLEDAMKGADIFFGVSVKGALTADMLRTMAKDPIVFAMANPDPEITPDEAKSVRGDVIIGTGRSDYNNQVNNVLCFPFLFRGALDTHASAINEEMKLAAVYALAQLAKEDVPDSVRRAYCKSDIKFGREYLLPKPFDPRVLLHMAPAVAQAAMDSGVARKPIPDMAKYVEHLEALQGRSKEIMRAMINKAKADPKRVVFPEGKEDKILRSVQVLLDEKIAMPILIGDEKVIREKAKALNIDLRDTEIINPRTSEKLDVYTDVLFSKRQRKGLTRYDARRRLRENRNYFGAVMVEQGDADALLSGINAHYPDVISPAIEVIGKKEGLSKVHGLYMMVFKKKVVFCADTTVTIEPTVEELAETAILASEHARHFDITPRVAMLSFSNFGSAYHPLTLKVKKATALVKETAPDLTVDGEIQANVALDPEIAKNQYPFSGLKGNANVFIFPDLQSGNITYKMLAKLGNAVAVGPILMGMKKPIHVLQRADDVADIVNMAAVAVNDAQMNELNQ, translated from the coding sequence ATGTCACAATTCACTGATGCTCTGGAGTATCACCGGAGTGGTCGTAAAGGTAAAATTGAAGTCATCACCACTAAACCATGCGCAACAAGCAGAGACTTGTCTCTTGCTTACAGCCCAGGTGTTGCCGAGCCCTGTTTGGCAATTGAAGAAGAGCCGGGGATGGCCTATGAATATACAGCAAAGGGAAATCTTGTCGCCGTTGTTTCCAACGGGACGGCAGTACTCGGTCTTGGAAATATCGGTGCGCTTGCAAGCAAGCCGGTTATGGAAGGCAAAGGTGTTTTGTTCAAGAGTTTTGCCGATATCGATGTTTTTGATATAGAACTGAACACCAAAGATCCGGATGAATTGATTCGAACCGTACAGTTGCTTGAGCCAACCTTTGGTGGTATCAATCTGGAAGATATCAAAGGGCCCGAGTGTTTTTACATTGAAGAAGCGCTGCAAAAAACCATGAACATCCCGGTGTTCCATGATGATCAGCACGGAACGGCGATTATTGCCGCAGCCGGCATGGTCAATGCGCTTGAGTTGGTTGAAAAAAAGATTGACGAGATCAAGGTTGTATTTAACGGGGCCGGAGCCGCAGGTATTGCATGTGCCAACCTTTTAATCTCCATGGGGGTGGACAAAGAAAATCTTATCCTTTGCGACTCCAAGGGGGTCATATTTAAAGGCCGCACTGAAGGTATGAATCCTTATAAAGAGCGCTTGGCTGCGCAAACGGATAACCGTACCCTTGAGGATGCGATGAAAGGTGCGGATATCTTTTTCGGGGTTTCGGTAAAAGGCGCGCTTACCGCCGACATGCTGCGCACCATGGCCAAAGACCCTATTGTCTTTGCCATGGCCAATCCTGATCCCGAGATTACCCCGGACGAAGCAAAATCTGTGCGCGGTGACGTCATTATTGGTACCGGACGATCCGACTACAATAACCAGGTGAACAATGTTTTGTGTTTTCCGTTTCTGTTTCGTGGCGCTTTGGACACCCATGCCAGCGCCATTAATGAAGAGATGAAGCTTGCAGCAGTGTACGCCCTCGCCCAACTGGCAAAAGAGGACGTTCCGGATTCGGTACGTCGGGCCTACTGCAAAAGTGATATTAAATTCGGGCGGGAATATTTGCTTCCCAAACCATTTGACCCACGGGTCTTGTTGCATATGGCTCCTGCCGTTGCCCAGGCCGCCATGGATTCCGGTGTGGCCCGAAAACCCATTCCGGATATGGCCAAATACGTTGAGCACCTTGAAGCGCTTCAGGGACGCTCAAAAGAGATCATGCGTGCTATGATCAACAAAGCAAAGGCTGATCCTAAGCGGGTGGTCTTTCCAGAAGGCAAAGAAGATAAAATTTTACGTTCCGTACAAGTTCTGCTGGACGAAAAAATTGCAATGCCGATTCTTATCGGCGACGAAAAAGTTATTCGCGAAAAAGCTAAGGCTCTTAATATTGATCTACGTGATACGGAAATCATTAATCCCCGCACCAGTGAAAAGCTTGACGTCTACACAGACGTGCTTTTTAGCAAGCGTCAGCGCAAGGGGTTGACGCGTTATGATGCCCGCCGTCGTCTGCGGGAAAATAGAAATTATTTTGGGGCTGTTATGGTGGAACAAGGGGATGCGGATGCCTTGCTGTCTGGTATTAATGCCCATTATCCCGATGTTATTTCACCGGCCATTGAAGTGATCGGCAAAAAGGAAGGCTTGTCCAAAGTGCATGGCCTGTACATGATGGTGTTCAAGAAAAAGGTTGTTTTCTGCGCAGATACGACTGTTACCATTGAGCCCACTGTAGAAGAGTTGGCTGAAACCGCTATCCTGGCTTCCGAGCATGCACGGCATTTTGATATTACACCACGGGTTGCCATGCTCTCCTTTTCTAACTTCGGCAGCGCCTATCATCCGTTAACACTGAAGGTGAAAAAAGCAACTGCCCTAGTCAAGGAGACGGCCCCGGATTTGACAGTGGACGGGGAAATCCAGGCAAATGTTGCCTTGGATCCTGAAATTGCTAAAAATCAATATCCCTTTTCAGGCCTTAAGGGAAATGCGA
- a CDS encoding ABC transporter substrate-binding protein produces MRQKHLVLAMFVTTLSMLLVSGAMAADVYKIGGIFSVTGRASFLGDPEKKTMEMMVEQINAAGGIDGHMLEAVIYDSEGDPAKAVSAVNKLIHKDQVIAIIGPSTTPTTLAIVNFTKRAKVPLISCAAGIKITTPVDPWVFKTAQSDLLAVAAVYQQMKDAGIKKIGILSVSNAYGESGKKQLLGQAEKFGIQVIIDESFGAKDTDTTTQLAKIKAAGPDAIVCWGTNPGPAVVAKNAKQLKIDIPLYQSHGVGSPKFIELAGDAANGNILPTGKILVTSLLDDSDPQKKVLENYQNAYETKYSANVSGFGGYAYDAVNLLTGALKGSGGDKAKIRDNLEATKGYVGATGEFNFTTEDHNGLSPDAFVMVKIQNGTWTLLK; encoded by the coding sequence ATGAGACAAAAACACCTTGTACTTGCAATGTTTGTCACTACTCTGTCGATGCTTCTGGTATCAGGGGCGATGGCGGCAGACGTTTACAAAATCGGAGGCATTTTCTCGGTCACCGGTAGAGCCTCGTTTTTGGGCGACCCTGAAAAGAAAACCATGGAGATGATGGTCGAACAGATCAATGCCGCCGGCGGCATTGACGGACATATGCTTGAAGCGGTGATCTATGATTCCGAAGGAGATCCGGCTAAAGCCGTATCCGCCGTAAACAAACTCATTCATAAGGATCAAGTCATCGCCATCATTGGTCCTTCCACCACCCCAACCACGCTGGCCATTGTCAATTTTACCAAGCGCGCCAAAGTACCTTTAATCAGCTGTGCCGCCGGCATCAAAATAACCACCCCGGTGGACCCCTGGGTATTCAAAACCGCCCAGAGTGATTTATTGGCTGTGGCAGCTGTTTATCAGCAGATGAAAGATGCCGGCATAAAAAAAATCGGCATTCTATCGGTATCCAACGCCTATGGTGAAAGCGGAAAAAAACAGCTTTTGGGCCAGGCCGAAAAATTCGGCATCCAGGTGATCATTGATGAAAGCTTTGGTGCTAAAGACACCGACACCACGACCCAGCTGGCTAAAATCAAGGCTGCCGGCCCGGATGCCATTGTGTGTTGGGGAACCAATCCAGGGCCTGCTGTGGTAGCGAAAAATGCAAAACAGCTAAAAATCGACATTCCGCTTTATCAGAGCCACGGCGTGGGATCACCTAAATTCATTGAACTGGCTGGAGATGCCGCCAACGGCAATATCCTGCCCACCGGAAAAATCCTGGTAACCAGCCTCCTGGATGATTCCGACCCCCAAAAAAAGGTACTTGAAAATTATCAAAACGCCTATGAAACTAAATACTCCGCAAATGTATCAGGCTTTGGCGGGTATGCCTATGATGCGGTAAACCTTCTGACCGGTGCATTAAAAGGCAGCGGAGGCGACAAAGCAAAAATCCGGGACAACCTGGAAGCGACCAAAGGCTACGTGGGTGCCACAGGAGAATTTAACTTCACCACCGAGGACCATAACGGTCTCTCGCCAGACGCCTTTGTCATGGTAAAAATCCAAAACGGAACCTGGACACTGTTAAAGTAA